One Gemmatimonadaceae bacterium DNA segment encodes these proteins:
- a CDS encoding metallophosphoesterase: MPRLLRPLLALVAATLGCALPRAGRTQDVFPAAPRLVAVGDVHGDYGQFLTVLRQAGVIDGKAHWIGGSTTLVQTGDVPDRGPDSRKVMELLMTLTAEARKAGGRVLPLVGNHEAMNVLGDLRYVHPGEYEAFRNSNSPKLQERAWRLLSDSARRDDTAYREEWFAQHPLGWVEQRLAFEGNGRYATWIRENDAVVKVGDMLFLHGGVSPKYVDSTIAALNNGVRTALSGNGTPPPGNMAEDEEGPLWYRGLATGDETLLAAHVDSVLRKFGVRHIVIGHSTTQGAIMPRFGGKVLLIDVGLSAAYGSSQAVLLAEGGELFALHRGKKLALPLGTDPMAYLEAAAALEPEGSRLKQWVAGLVVAKP, translated from the coding sequence ATGCCCCGACTGCTTCGTCCCCTTCTCGCCCTCGTCGCCGCCACGCTCGGATGCGCGCTTCCGCGTGCAGGCCGTACGCAGGACGTCTTTCCTGCCGCGCCGCGACTCGTGGCGGTGGGCGACGTGCACGGCGACTACGGGCAGTTCCTCACCGTGCTGCGGCAGGCCGGTGTGATCGACGGCAAGGCGCACTGGATCGGCGGCTCGACCACTCTGGTGCAGACGGGCGACGTCCCCGACCGCGGCCCCGATTCGCGCAAGGTGATGGAGCTGCTGATGACGCTTACCGCCGAGGCGCGGAAGGCGGGTGGGCGCGTCCTTCCGCTGGTGGGGAACCACGAGGCGATGAACGTCCTGGGCGACCTGCGCTACGTCCATCCCGGCGAGTACGAGGCCTTCCGCAACTCCAACTCGCCAAAGCTGCAGGAGCGCGCTTGGCGCCTCCTCTCCGACTCCGCTCGGCGCGATGACACGGCGTACCGCGAGGAGTGGTTCGCGCAGCACCCGTTAGGGTGGGTGGAGCAGCGACTGGCGTTCGAGGGGAACGGCCGCTATGCCACGTGGATCCGGGAGAACGACGCGGTGGTGAAGGTGGGCGACATGCTCTTCCTCCACGGCGGCGTGTCGCCCAAGTACGTCGACTCCACCATCGCCGCCCTCAACAACGGGGTGCGCACCGCGCTCTCGGGGAACGGCACGCCGCCCCCCGGGAACATGGCGGAGGACGAGGAGGGGCCGCTCTGGTATCGCGGACTCGCCACGGGCGACGAGACGCTCCTGGCCGCGCACGTGGACAGCGTACTGCGCAAGTTCGGCGTGCGGCACATCGTCATTGGTCACTCCACGACGCAGGGGGCCATCATGCCGCGCTTTGGCGGGAAGGTGCTGCTCATCGACGTGGGGCTCTCGGCGGCCTACGGCTCCAGCCAGGCCGTGCTGCTGGCGGAAGGGGGCGAGCTGTTCGCGCTCCACCGTGGGAAGAAGCTCGCCCTCCCGTTAGGCACCGACCCGATGGCATACCTCGAGGCGGCGGCGGCGCTCGAGCCGGAGGGGAGCCGGCTCAAGCAGTGGGTCGCTGGACTGGTGGTGGCGAAGCCGTAG
- a CDS encoding enoyl-CoA hydratase: protein MTHPTLEPLVVQSRDARGVVTLMMNRPSQFNALSEAMLDALQQALDAVATDETARVVVIKGAGKAFCAGHDLKEMRAAPSQGYYESLFAQCGRMMLSIQKLPVPVIAQVHGIATAAGCQLVAMCDLAVATADARFAVSGVNLGLFCSTPSVALSRNVGRKAAFEMLVTGAFISAEQALQRGLVNRVVAGDALEMEVESLVASIVAKPRVAVSMGKALFYRQLEEGIERAYADAEQTMACNMMDDSALEGVQAFIEKRPPKW, encoded by the coding sequence ATGACGCACCCCACGCTCGAGCCGCTCGTTGTCCAGTCACGGGATGCGCGCGGCGTCGTGACGCTGATGATGAACCGCCCGTCGCAGTTCAACGCGTTGAGCGAGGCGATGCTCGACGCCTTGCAGCAGGCGCTGGACGCCGTGGCCACCGACGAGACGGCGCGCGTGGTGGTGATCAAGGGGGCGGGGAAGGCCTTCTGCGCCGGTCACGACCTCAAGGAGATGCGCGCCGCCCCCTCGCAGGGCTACTACGAGTCGCTCTTTGCGCAATGTGGGCGGATGATGCTCTCCATCCAGAAGCTCCCCGTCCCGGTCATTGCGCAGGTGCACGGGATTGCCACCGCGGCGGGGTGCCAGCTCGTGGCGATGTGCGATCTGGCGGTGGCGACTGCCGACGCGCGCTTTGCCGTGAGCGGGGTGAACCTGGGGCTGTTCTGCTCCACGCCGAGCGTGGCGCTGTCGCGCAACGTGGGGCGCAAGGCCGCCTTCGAGATGCTCGTCACCGGCGCCTTCATCAGTGCGGAGCAGGCGTTGCAGCGCGGGCTGGTGAACCGCGTGGTGGCCGGCGATGCGCTGGAGATGGAAGTCGAATCGCTCGTTGCCTCGATCGTCGCCAAGCCGCGCGTGGCGGTGTCGATGGGGAAGGCGCTCTTCTATCGCCAGTTGGAGGAAGGGATCGAGCGCGCGTATGCCGACGCCGAACAAACGATGGCGTGCAACATGATGGACGACAGCGCGTTGGAAGGGGTACAGGCCTTTATCGAGAAACGCCCGCCAAAATGGTAG